In the Candidatus Protochlamydia phocaeensis genome, TTTTTATGTCGGTTTGGCCGCTTCCATTCTCACCGCCTTTTATCTGACACGCGCCTATTGCCTCACTTTTACCGGCAAGCCTCTTCTTGAACAAAAAGTTTTTGATGCGATCAAGGAAGCTCCTCCTGTCATGACAATTCCCGTCGCAATTTTAGCTTTTCTCTCTGTCATTGGAGGAGTGTTCGGCTTTGCTTTCAATGGCATTCCTCCCTTGGAAAGCTTCCTCGAAGAAGTCGGCGTGACGCTGCTTGGAAATGAACCCATGCATCAGCTATTCTTCATGTGGGAGACTTGGCTGGCTATTATTGGGGCCTTGCTGGGAGTCGGAACGGCTGCTTGGATGTATACGCGCTATGTCAATCAACTCGGTTCACCTATCGCATTCTTGAAAAATTCTTTTTACGTTAATGAGATTTATGAGGCTCTAATCGAGAAACCACTTGAGGCGCTTTCTCGCTTTATTGCAAATCAGTTTGAACCTAAGGTGTTTGATGGAATGATCCAAGGCGTCGTAGTCTCCTCACAGGGGACGGCACGTTGGCTTCAACGGCTTCAAAGCGGGCAAATCCGCTCCTATATCGCCTTAATGGTTGTCGGAATGGCACTTTTAATTTTTTACTTCGCTTTTTGAGGATTGATCATGCCTAACTTGCTGTGGCTATTTTTCACACCATTCATGACAGCTGCCGTGGCGTTTGCCCTGTCATTTATTCCAGGAAAAAAATTAAAGCCTCTTGCTGTTGCATTGAGCTTGATTCCATTAGCGATTTTGCTTTTTGGAGGGATGAATTGGATTGGAGCGCAAGTGGCTTATCCATGGCTTCCCGCCCTTTCTGTTGAATTTCACTTGAGCGTTGATTCCCTCTCGCTTCTTTTCCTTTATTTAACAGCCATTATCATTCCCATCAGCCTTTTGGCTATGCGCAGTGAGGAATTGCGATCCCCTGGGGTGTTTTACGGCTTAGTTTTGCTGCTGCAGGGATTGCTGATCGGTTTCTTTACCGCGCGCGATCTGGTTGTTTTTACGCTTTTTTGGGAAGCGATGCTGATCCCGCTTTATTTTATTATCAACTTTTGGGGAGGAGCGAAGCGCCAAGCGGCTGCCTTTAAATTTCTCATTTATCTTCTCGCCGGTTCTTCTTTAATGGTAGCCGGAGTGTTAGCCCTTTATTTAACGGCTTTGGCTAATGGAATGGGAACCTTTAATCTCGATGCATTGGCCCGTTTTTCCCATACCATGCCGCATGCCGCTTGGATTGGGTTTGTCTTTATCTTAGCCTTTGCAGTCAAGACGCCGCTGTTTCCCTTTCATGCCTGGCTGCCTGATGCCTACTATGAAGCTCCCATCGCCGGATCCATCCTTTTGTCTGCCCTGCTGTCTAAGGCGGGAATATACGGATTTTTACGGATCGGGCTTGAGCTCTTTCCAAACTTGATTCAGGCCTGGAGCCCTCTTTTATTGGGTTTGGCAATTGCCGGCGTCCTATATGGGGGGCTTGCCGCTTGGATGCAAAGCGATTTTAAGCGCCTCATTGCCTATTCAAGCTTTTCCCACGTCAATTTTGTGCTAGCTGGATTATTTGTCTGGAGTCAAGCGGCCCATGGGGGGGCAATCTTGCAAGCCATCAATCATGGCATTAGCATTGCAGGCCTTTTTCTTGTTGTCGGTTGGCTGGAGGAACGGTTGCAATCGACCGCTATCGGCCCTGCCGGCGGATTGGCTAAATTTATGCCGCATTTATGCTGGCTGACTTTGCTCTTTGTCCTTTCATCTGTTGCTTTGCCGGGTACAAATAGCTTTGTCGGAGAAATTATGATCCTTTTCGGACTTTTTGGCCAGCATCCTTGGCTAGCCTCCATCTTAGGATTGACGGTGATTTTATCCGCTGTTTACATGTTGCGCTGGATGCAAAAAGTATATTTTGAGACCCCACGTCCCTCCCAGCCTTCGTGGGTGGATATTAGTGGACGGGAATGGGCGATCGCCTTGCCTCTAGTTGCCCTAATCTTTTGGATCGGCCTCTATCCTTCCCCTATATTAAAACAAGTTGATCCTGCTGCTGAAAAAACCGTCGCTATTGCCCAACTAGAGGAGTCGCAATGAATACCGCTTTAAGGCTTGCCGATTTTGCCGCCATCAGCCCTTTGCTTATTCTGTTTATCGGAGCGCTAGTCCTGCTCTTAATCGAAAGCATTTCCGAGAAAGCCTCTAAACTCGTTTCCTTTTATTGGACAACGGCTATTTTACTTCTCACGCTTTTTGCAGCCTTTTATACCCCTCCAAGCGATAACTCGCTATTGACTTCCTGGTTACGGTTTGATTCTCTGGCTAAATTTTTAACGCTTTTCTTTGCGTTCATCGGCTTAAGCTCAGCTTTTTTATCTTCTGCCTTTTTTCAGCATTTTAAATCAGCCAATGGAGAATACTATTTTCTGCTTCTTTCCACAGTGTTCGGCCTGATCTTAATCGGAGATGCAGCGGACTTTTTGACGCTATTTTTGGGGCTAGAGACGTTATCCATCGCGCTTTATATTTTGTGCAGCTATGTCAAAAAATGGGAAATTTCGCATGAAGGTGCGATTAAATATTTCTTAATCGGATCGATCGCAACGGCTTTTTTATTATACGGCATTGCCTTGATCTATGGAGCAATCGGTACGACGCGCTTTGATCAATTGCTTAATGGCTATCATGGCTTGCAAGCGAATACCGGTAAAACCCTCTTTTTGGGCGGCATTGCG is a window encoding:
- a CDS encoding complex I subunit 4 family protein, whose translation is MPNLLWLFFTPFMTAAVAFALSFIPGKKLKPLAVALSLIPLAILLFGGMNWIGAQVAYPWLPALSVEFHLSVDSLSLLFLYLTAIIIPISLLAMRSEELRSPGVFYGLVLLLQGLLIGFFTARDLVVFTLFWEAMLIPLYFIINFWGGAKRQAAAFKFLIYLLAGSSLMVAGVLALYLTALANGMGTFNLDALARFSHTMPHAAWIGFVFILAFAVKTPLFPFHAWLPDAYYEAPIAGSILLSALLSKAGIYGFLRIGLELFPNLIQAWSPLLLGLAIAGVLYGGLAAWMQSDFKRLIAYSSFSHVNFVLAGLFVWSQAAHGGAILQAINHGISIAGLFLVVGWLEERLQSTAIGPAGGLAKFMPHLCWLTLLFVLSSVALPGTNSFVGEIMILFGLFGQHPWLASILGLTVILSAVYMLRWMQKVYFETPRPSQPSWVDISGREWAIALPLVALIFWIGLYPSPILKQVDPAAEKTVAIAQLEESQ